One Littorina saxatilis isolate snail1 linkage group LG1, US_GU_Lsax_2.0, whole genome shotgun sequence genomic window carries:
- the LOC138983476 gene encoding piggyBac transposable element-derived protein 2-like yields MASSKRLYNVNEVLSMLEDDSSVQEASVFIEPPPVTEDTDEDSGEEDGEGTVSNLNGRQLRAPASATVVRNVRALPRNHRTTDSVPGRWHGRGGGSYLIAELQEVERYSFHLTFDNLFTSLKLVDGLSEKNIACTGTIRANRLEDCPLRDVKDMQKTPRGTFDYATDTKSGLIVVRWNDNNIVNVVSNKVGVYPLQVAKRWSRSESRQVQLPQPFLIRHYNQTMGGVDRTDQNVDKYRVAIRSKKWWWAIFAYCLDVCIQQVWHLYRATEAAKNNPLDLLAIRRRVVRVYLGRASHHAAPDRQRGHVSVDKRVLEEIRFDRLDHLVELWPTQLRCGACGKKTKHRCSKCKVGVHDRCFRQYHTK; encoded by the exons ATGGCAAGCAGTAAAAG ACTCTATAATGTCAACGAAGTTTTATCAATGCTGGAAGATGACAGCAGTGTCCAGGAAGCCTCTGTCTTCATTGAGCCACCTCCTGTGACTGAGGACACTGATGAAGACAGCGGAGAAGAAGACGGGGAAGGGACAGTCTCCAACCTCAATGGCCGTCAGCTGCGGGCGCCTGCTTCTGCCACAGTTGTCAGGAATG TGCGAGCCCTACCAAGGAACCACAGGACAACCGACAGCGTACCCGGGCGTTGGCATGGGAGGGGAGGTGGTTCTTATCTCATAGCCGAGCTGCAGGAAGTGGAGAGATACTCGTTCCACCTGACGTTTGACAATCTTTTCACGAGTTTGAAACTGGTGGATGGGCTGTCGGAAAAGAACATCGCGTGCACAGGCACAATCCGAGCAAATCGTCTCGAAGACTGCCCACTGAGAGATGTGAAAGACATGCAGAAGACGCCAAGAGGAACCTTCGACTATGCCACAGATACAAAGTCAGGTCTCATTGTCGTGCGATGGAACGACAACAATATCGTGAACGTCGTCTCAAACAAGGTTGGGGTTTATCCACTTCAGGTGGCAAAGAGGTGGTCAAGGTCAGAGTCCAGGCAAGTTCAACTCCCACAGCCCTTCCTGATTCGCCACTACAACCAAACCATGGGAGGTGTTGATCGCACTGATCAGAACGTTGACAAGTACAGGGTTGCCATACGCTCGAAGAAGTGGTGGTGGGCCATCTTTGCCTACTGCCTAGACGTCTGTATCCAACAGGTGTGGCATCTGTACCGAGCAACTGAGGCTGCAAAGAACAACCCGCTGGATCTTCTCGCCATCCGCAGGCGAGTTGTCAGGGTCTACCTTGGCCGCGCTTCACACCATGCAGCACCTGACCGTCAAAGAGGCCACGTTTCTGTGGACAAGCGGGTCTTGGAAGAGATCAGGTTTGACCGACTGGACCATCTGGTGGAATTATGGCCAACACAACTGAGATGCGGAGCTTGCGGCAAGAAGACCAAGCATCGTTGCTCAAAATGCAAGGTCGGGGTTCATGACCGATGCTTCCGGCAATATCACACTAAATGA